One window of the Pseudomonas sp. MPC6 genome contains the following:
- a CDS encoding LysR family transcriptional regulator, with translation MLKVEVEKLWTHLHWLTILEEQGTYTAAAIRLGVSKSAVSQRIAELEKATGLSLVLRTTRSVRLTDAGNALVRNVRSAYEQIACSFSDVRDSAGVARGLIRLTAPVAFARQQLIPELAGFFKQFPEVKVQLDVSDHISSIASEGFDLAVRHSNQIPDTHVAWRLCATRSVLVATRSYLERFGEPQRPEDLVEHNCLYYPRGNDTPAWAFEGLAPSQGEEKRLTVPIQGTFATNNSEALRDAALTDLGIALLPDFSAQAGLKSGGLVQVLPTWRLVGAFPEDIYLVRPYSAHVPRAVTVFVDYMRGRFTAGFI, from the coding sequence ATGCTGAAAGTGGAAGTCGAAAAGCTCTGGACCCATCTGCACTGGTTGACGATCCTTGAAGAGCAGGGTACGTATACCGCGGCGGCGATCAGGTTAGGGGTGAGCAAGTCAGCGGTCAGCCAGCGAATTGCTGAACTGGAAAAAGCCACGGGCCTGAGTCTGGTGTTACGCACGACTCGCAGTGTGCGATTGACCGATGCGGGAAACGCCCTGGTACGTAACGTGCGCAGTGCGTATGAGCAAATTGCCTGCAGTTTTTCCGATGTTCGAGACTCTGCCGGCGTGGCACGGGGACTTATACGCCTGACGGCTCCGGTCGCGTTTGCCCGCCAGCAATTGATCCCGGAACTGGCCGGTTTCTTCAAGCAATTTCCCGAAGTCAAAGTGCAGCTCGACGTTTCCGATCATATTTCCTCCATCGCTTCGGAGGGGTTTGATCTGGCGGTTCGGCACAGCAATCAGATCCCGGATACCCATGTCGCCTGGAGGTTGTGCGCGACGCGCTCGGTGCTGGTTGCGACCCGCAGTTATCTGGAGAGATTCGGCGAACCTCAACGTCCAGAGGATCTTGTCGAACACAACTGCCTGTACTACCCGCGAGGCAACGATACACCTGCCTGGGCTTTTGAAGGCCTCGCCCCCTCACAAGGGGAGGAGAAGCGGCTGACTGTTCCTATCCAAGGCACCTTTGCAACCAACAATAGTGAAGCGTTGCGTGATGCGGCCTTGACTGATTTGGGCATAGCACTTTTGCCCGACTTCAGCGCTCAAGCCGGGCTCAAGAGTGGAGGATTGGTGCAGGTGTTGCCAACGTGGAGATTAGTAGGAGCCTTCCCAGAGGATATTTATCTGGTGCGTCCTTATTCCGCCCATGTGCCCAGAGCCGTTACCGTCTTTGTCGACTACATGCGAGGGCGGTTCACGGCCGGTTTTATCTGA
- a CDS encoding IS6 family transposase → MSLIRKTFKRLHYPVAVIAQCVRWYLAYALSLRNIEEMMAERGIVVDHSTLHRWVIRLAPVLNTVLRRYQRPVGRRWRMDETYIKIRGHWKYLYRAVDTDGQTIDFLLTANRDANAALRFFRKAIRQCGKPEVVTIDKSGANTAALAVLNADQAEGITVRQNKYLNNLVEQDHRNIKRRIRPMLGFKSFRRAQTLLAGIELIQMIRKGQLQHPQGEGLSPAEQFYLLAA, encoded by the coding sequence ATGTCGCTGATCCGAAAAACCTTCAAACGCCTCCATTATCCCGTTGCTGTTATCGCCCAGTGTGTTCGCTGGTATCTGGCTTACGCCCTGAGCCTGCGTAACATTGAAGAGATGATGGCGGAGCGCGGCATTGTCGTTGATCATTCCACGCTGCATCGCTGGGTTATTAGGCTGGCTCCCGTGCTGAATACGGTCTTGCGTCGATACCAGCGTCCCGTGGGACGCCGCTGGCGAATGGATGAGACCTACATCAAAATCCGCGGCCACTGGAAGTACCTGTACCGCGCCGTGGACACTGATGGCCAGACCATCGATTTTCTGTTGACCGCTAACCGGGATGCCAACGCAGCATTGCGTTTTTTCCGCAAAGCCATCCGCCAGTGTGGCAAGCCTGAGGTCGTGACCATCGACAAAAGTGGTGCCAATACCGCTGCCCTGGCGGTGCTCAATGCCGACCAAGCTGAAGGGATCACCGTTCGGCAAAACAAATACCTGAACAACTTAGTTGAGCAGGATCACCGCAACATCAAAAGACGAATACGACCGATGTTGGGATTCAAGTCATTTCGTCGAGCACAAACGTTACTGGCAGGCATTGAATTGATACAGATGATCCGCAAAGGGCAGCTTCAACATCCGCAAGGTGAAGGGCTGTCACCTGCCGAACAGTTTTATCTTCTGGCCGCCTAA
- a CDS encoding tautomerase family protein: MPLMKFDVVEGRDDAQLKALLDAAHRAMVAAFEVPERDRYQIVNEHRPSRMIVEDTGLDIPRTKDVIIISVTSRPRSESSKIKFYELLTHELQTHCNIQPNDVMVSIVINDDADWSFGNGRAQFLTGEL, translated from the coding sequence ATGCCTCTGATGAAATTTGATGTTGTAGAAGGTCGTGATGACGCGCAGCTCAAAGCATTACTGGATGCTGCGCATCGTGCGATGGTCGCGGCTTTTGAAGTGCCCGAACGTGATCGTTATCAGATCGTCAACGAACACCGGCCCAGCCGCATGATCGTCGAAGATACCGGTTTAGATATCCCAAGAACGAAAGACGTGATCATTATCAGCGTCACCAGCAGACCGCGTAGTGAATCATCGAAGATCAAATTCTACGAGCTACTCACGCACGAGCTACAGACCCATTGCAATATTCAACCAAACGACGTGATGGTTTCCATTGTGATCAACGACGATGCCGACTGGAGCTTTGGCAATGGACGGGCACAGTTTTTGACAGGCGAACTCTAA